Proteins found in one Thermococcus sp. genomic segment:
- a CDS encoding TIGR02253 family HAD-type hydrolase, translating into MKAVLFDIDGTLMSEMPLIQLFLPWVYHELAKKLGVTKEEARNRFLSEIVVRRDTYDWHDWNFFFRLFDVNLRYEDLLRKYPHKLQVYPDTRPTLEWLRSEGCKLGVVTSGPAYQRLKLELTGLKEYFDVVVTREDVKTIKPDPKIFLVALEALNTRPEEAVFVGDSLTQDVYGAKNVGMTSVWVNRSGERGHHFADYEIRTLHELRKILGGLE; encoded by the coding sequence ATAAAGGCCGTCCTCTTTGACATAGACGGGACGCTGATGAGCGAGATGCCTCTGATACAACTCTTCCTCCCATGGGTCTACCACGAGCTTGCAAAGAAACTGGGCGTAACCAAGGAGGAGGCCAGAAACAGGTTTCTGTCTGAGATTGTGGTGAGGAGAGACACCTACGACTGGCACGACTGGAACTTCTTCTTCAGGCTGTTTGATGTGAACCTCCGCTACGAGGATTTGCTCAGGAAGTATCCCCACAAGCTCCAGGTTTACCCCGACACTCGCCCCACCCTTGAGTGGTTGCGCTCCGAGGGCTGTAAGCTGGGCGTCGTCACGAGCGGACCGGCATACCAGAGGCTCAAGCTCGAACTTACCGGCCTGAAGGAGTATTTCGACGTTGTCGTGACGAGGGAGGATGTTAAGACGATAAAACCCGACCCGAAGATTTTCCTCGTGGCCCTTGAGGCCCTGAACACCCGGCCGGAAGAGGCCGTTTTCGTCGGGGACTCGCTGACTCAGGACGTTTACGGTGCCAAGAACGTTGGCATGACCTCCGTCTGGGTCAACCGCTCGGGCGAGAGAGGCCATCACTTTGCGGACTATGAAATAAGAACCCTTCACGAGCTCAGAAAAATACTGGGGGGATTGGAATGA
- a CDS encoding glutamate cyclase domain-containing protein: MIAHLINTDVGGRGILRLYLDYRRENFNFLHNSATMLLNNFKRVLIVTGFPIPPADIPETDGPPGALAVALAVEKLGGRADILTYPEIRGALTEFWDSFVERPRISEYSLVIAIETPGKSSDGMHYSMSGLEIKREALDGVVLEARRRGIPTIGIGDGGNEAGMGKVRELVVRYIPQGEKIASVVETDELITSAVSNWGAYGLVAEASMLTGENLLGDFDEVGIVKALAEAGIIDGVTKRADVSVDGIDMEVHSMIMKFLKAIVEQRVKDKLKLEL; encoded by the coding sequence ATGATAGCCCACCTGATAAACACGGACGTCGGTGGCAGGGGAATCTTAAGACTCTACCTTGACTACAGGCGGGAGAACTTTAATTTTTTACATAATTCTGCAACTATGCTTTTGAATAATTTTAAGAGGGTGCTCATAGTAACGGGCTTCCCCATACCCCCGGCGGATATTCCAGAGACCGATGGTCCGCCGGGAGCACTGGCGGTCGCCCTCGCGGTTGAGAAGCTCGGCGGGAGGGCCGATATACTGACCTACCCTGAGATTAGAGGGGCGCTCACAGAATTCTGGGACTCCTTCGTCGAGAGGCCGAGGATTTCCGAGTATTCCCTCGTCATAGCTATTGAAACGCCCGGAAAGAGCTCCGACGGAATGCACTACTCGATGAGCGGGCTGGAGATAAAGAGGGAAGCCCTCGACGGAGTCGTTTTGGAGGCAAGGAGGCGCGGCATTCCTACGATAGGAATAGGCGATGGGGGCAACGAAGCCGGGATGGGAAAGGTCAGGGAGCTCGTTGTCAGGTATATTCCCCAGGGGGAGAAGATAGCCAGCGTGGTGGAGACGGATGAGCTCATAACCTCGGCGGTCTCCAACTGGGGCGCCTACGGGCTGGTCGCGGAAGCTTCCATGCTCACAGGCGAGAACCTGCTCGGGGACTTTGATGAGGTCGGAATCGTAAAGGCCCTGGCTGAGGCCGGGATAATAGACGGCGTCACGAAAAGGGCTGATGTGAGCGTTGACGGCATCGATATGGAAGTTCACTCTATGATTATGAAATTTCTTAAAGCAATAGTAGAACAAAGAGTAAAAGATAAATTAAAATTAGAGCTCTAA